A genomic window from Flavobacterium sp. I3-2 includes:
- a CDS encoding UDP-glucuronic acid decarboxylase family protein — protein sequence MKRILITGAAGFLGSHLCDRFIAEEFHVIGMDNLITGDLKNIQHLFHLENFEFHHHDITNFIHIAGDLDYILHFASPASPIDYLKIPIQTLKVGSLGTHNLLGLARVKNARILIASTSEVYGDPLVHPQTEEYYGNVNAIGPRGVYDEAKRFQESLTMAYHTFHGLETRIVRIFNTYGPRMRLNDGRVIPAFMGQALRGEDLTIFGNGNQTRSFCFIDDQVEGIYRLLFSDYHLPVNIGNPDEITINEFAQEILKLTATDNKIVYHPLPINDPLQRQPDISKAKEILGWEPKVDRSEGMQITFNYFKTLSPEELKKEEHKDFSKYIK from the coding sequence ATGAAACGTATATTAATAACTGGAGCGGCTGGTTTCTTGGGTTCGCACTTATGTGACCGATTTATTGCCGAGGAATTTCATGTAATCGGAATGGATAATCTGATTACTGGAGATTTAAAAAATATCCAACATCTTTTTCATTTAGAAAACTTTGAATTCCATCATCACGACATTACCAATTTTATTCATATTGCTGGAGATTTAGATTATATATTGCATTTTGCTTCGCCAGCAAGTCCCATTGATTATTTAAAAATTCCCATTCAAACTTTAAAAGTTGGCTCTCTTGGAACGCACAATCTTTTAGGTTTAGCTCGTGTAAAAAACGCTCGTATTTTAATCGCATCAACATCCGAAGTTTATGGTGATCCGTTGGTTCATCCGCAAACCGAAGAATATTACGGAAACGTAAATGCAATTGGTCCGCGTGGTGTTTATGATGAAGCAAAACGTTTTCAGGAATCTTTAACCATGGCTTATCATACATTTCATGGTTTGGAAACACGTATTGTTCGAATTTTTAATACCTATGGACCAAGAATGCGTTTGAATGACGGTCGTGTAATTCCTGCATTTATGGGACAAGCACTTCGAGGCGAAGATTTAACCATTTTTGGAAATGGAAATCAAACACGTTCATTTTGTTTTATCGATGATCAAGTTGAAGGAATTTACAGATTGTTGTTTTCAGATTATCATTTGCCTGTCAACATCGGAAATCCTGATGAAATAACAATAAATGAATTTGCACAAGAAATATTAAAACTAACAGCAACTGATAATAAAATTGTTTATCATCCGTTACCTATAAACGATCCTTTACAACGTCAACCGGATATTTCAAAAGCTAAAGAAATTTTAGGATGGGAGCCAAAAGTGGATAGATCTGAAGGAATGCAAATAACCTTTAATTATTTTAAAACACTTTCTCCAGAAGAATTAAAGAAAGAAGAACACAAAGATTTTTCAAAATATATTAAATAA
- a CDS encoding polysaccharide biosynthesis C-terminal domain-containing protein has protein sequence MIKGLIEKINSNSLLKHSLITILLRGFGVLILFGFTVFITNFYSASIVGEYESVRVFLLVIGSVALLGTEQSVLFYAGKYQATGDVSGLKQVYFKMLRILVLTVFISTLVYLIIPKEMILSFLNNDLIAYQNIKKSFFILFFFILTLFNTEVLRALDYIYWAEIFRNILKYLPVLVGAFLLLFVGDPNWLVDFYIYGFVILSLLTSFMVLKSFNAIKIERSIITSKEIMKVSYPMAISATCFFLMLSIDVFLLKKYFSNEHVAYYAIAVKLLTVLTMVIVAINTNVSPKLAEFYTNKDFFNLNEILKKSKKIIIYTNLFFGLVLIIFGIQILSFFGKDYINAYYPMIILVLGQMATSFFGSNAALLNMAHKQHVYKNILIIATLLNLVLNLILIPRFGMIGASISFVASLVFWNICAYFYVKFKILKTI, from the coding sequence ATGATTAAAGGTTTAATTGAAAAAATAAATTCAAATTCTCTTCTTAAACATAGTTTAATTACTATTTTATTGAGAGGATTTGGAGTTTTAATTTTATTTGGATTTACCGTTTTTATTACAAATTTTTATTCAGCTTCAATAGTCGGAGAATATGAATCTGTTCGTGTTTTTTTACTTGTAATTGGTAGTGTTGCTTTGTTGGGAACGGAGCAATCTGTTTTATTTTATGCTGGTAAATATCAAGCAACAGGAGATGTTAGTGGACTGAAACAAGTTTACTTTAAGATGTTACGAATACTTGTTTTAACAGTTTTTATATCCACTCTTGTTTATTTGATCATTCCAAAAGAAATGATTCTTTCTTTTCTAAATAATGATTTGATAGCATATCAAAATATCAAAAAAAGTTTTTTTATTTTATTTTTTTTTATTTTGACCTTGTTTAATACCGAAGTTTTACGTGCTTTAGATTATATATATTGGGCTGAAATTTTTAGAAATATTTTAAAATATCTTCCTGTTTTAGTCGGAGCATTTTTATTGCTTTTTGTAGGTGACCCAAATTGGTTGGTAGATTTTTATATTTATGGATTTGTAATTTTAAGTTTACTGACTTCATTTATGGTCTTAAAATCCTTCAACGCAATAAAAATCGAAAGAAGTATCATAACTTCAAAGGAAATCATGAAGGTTTCATATCCAATGGCCATAAGTGCGACTTGCTTTTTCCTGATGTTGAGTATTGATGTGTTTTTGTTGAAAAAATATTTTTCAAACGAACATGTTGCTTATTACGCAATAGCTGTAAAATTATTAACGGTACTTACAATGGTAATTGTTGCTATAAATACCAATGTTTCGCCAAAATTAGCTGAGTTTTACACCAATAAGGATTTTTTTAATTTGAATGAAATTCTGAAAAAAAGTAAAAAAATAATAATTTATACCAATCTTTTTTTTGGTTTAGTGTTAATCATTTTTGGTATTCAAATTTTAAGTTTCTTTGGAAAAGATTATATTAACGCCTATTATCCAATGATAATTCTTGTTTTAGGTCAAATGGCAACATCTTTTTTTGGCTCAAATGCAGCTTTGTTGAATATGGCTCACAAACAACACGTTTATAAAAATATTTTAATTATTGCAACGCTATTAAACTTAGTTCTAAATTTAATTTTGATTCCCAGATTTGGAATGATTGGTGCGTCTATTAGTTTTGTTGCTAGTTTAGTATTTTGGAATATTTGCGCTTATTTTTATGTTAAATTTAAAATTTTAAAAACTATATAG
- the purD gene encoding phosphoribosylamine--glycine ligase: protein MNILLLGSGGREHAFAWKMLQSNKCSKLFVAPGNAGTASIATNVAMNPNDFFAVKEFTLANNIEMVVVGPEDPLVNGIYDFFKNDTALVQIPVIGPSKLGAQLEGSKEFAKEFLVKHHIPTARYQSFTKDTVEAGCEFLTTLKAPYVLKADGLAAGKGVLILNDLTEAKQELRNMLVDAKFGDASSKVVIEEFLDGIELSCFVLTDGKSYKLLPTAKDYKRIGEGDQGLNTGGMGAVSPVPFADAELMKKIEERIVIPTINGLQKDNIEYKGFVFIGLIKVGNDPFVIEYNVRMGDPETEVVLPRLKSDLVELFQAVGAQKLDKVSFEIDSRSATTVMVVSGGYPEDYEKNKVISGLDQVTDSIVFHAGTALKDDQVVSNGGRVLAFTSYADSFEEALQKSYTSIEKVKFDGMYFRKDIGFDLK from the coding sequence ATGAATATTTTACTATTAGGTTCAGGTGGAAGAGAACACGCTTTCGCATGGAAAATGTTACAAAGCAATAAATGTTCGAAACTTTTTGTTGCGCCTGGAAATGCAGGGACAGCTTCAATTGCTACGAATGTTGCTATGAATCCAAACGATTTTTTTGCAGTAAAAGAATTTACTTTAGCTAACAACATCGAAATGGTTGTGGTTGGTCCAGAAGATCCTTTAGTGAACGGCATCTACGATTTCTTTAAAAACGATACTGCTTTAGTACAAATTCCTGTAATCGGACCATCTAAATTAGGTGCTCAATTAGAAGGAAGTAAAGAATTTGCAAAAGAATTTTTAGTAAAACATCATATTCCAACTGCTCGTTACCAATCTTTTACCAAAGACACAGTTGAAGCAGGTTGTGAATTCTTAACTACATTAAAAGCACCTTACGTTTTAAAAGCAGATGGTTTAGCTGCCGGAAAAGGTGTTTTAATTTTAAACGATTTAACTGAAGCGAAACAAGAATTACGTAATATGTTGGTAGATGCTAAATTCGGAGATGCTTCTTCAAAAGTAGTTATCGAAGAATTTTTAGACGGAATTGAATTAAGTTGTTTTGTTTTAACTGATGGCAAATCGTATAAATTACTTCCAACAGCAAAAGATTATAAACGTATTGGCGAAGGCGATCAAGGTTTAAATACCGGTGGAATGGGAGCAGTTTCTCCAGTGCCGTTTGCGGACGCAGAATTGATGAAAAAGATTGAAGAGCGCATTGTAATTCCTACAATAAACGGACTTCAGAAAGATAATATCGAATACAAAGGTTTTGTATTTATCGGTTTAATTAAAGTAGGAAATGATCCGTTTGTAATTGAATATAATGTTCGAATGGGAGATCCTGAAACTGAAGTTGTTTTACCGCGTTTAAAATCTGATTTAGTTGAACTGTTTCAAGCAGTTGGCGCTCAAAAATTAGATAAGGTTTCGTTTGAAATTGATTCAAGATCTGCAACTACAGTTATGGTTGTTTCTGGTGGCTATCCTGAAGATTATGAGAAAAATAAAGTTATTTCTGGTTTAGATCAAGTTACAGATTCAATTGTTTTCCATGCAGGAACAGCTTTAAAAGATGATCAAGTAGTTTCAAACGGAGGTCGTGTTTTAGCTTTTACTTCATATGCAGATAGCTTTGAAGAAGCTTTGCAAAAATCATACACAAGTATTGAAAAAGTAAAATTTGACGGTATGTATTTTAGAAAAGATATCGGTTTCGATTTAAAATAA
- a CDS encoding DUF6909 family protein, producing MKEIKNTTRTRAQESSAAVERMYITMRHLFNRGFYKPMGVSGETLREALLLLRPEIYGSIAEEKVELNGLLYVIERLPIGIEECRFINLTSDEGYSQSHFSAIVPPKRRRNCYRIDDEQMNIEITRGRSDIYDVLTHLTFIFIESHKIKDRVLGDEEEIISRDWIKLEQAVQKNEPLTLEERELAISHASNVLGRSFAEIKSIYSQFATTENPDRFIHVIYWLGKLAIQETIKNEKRTITFSPILRERLGHHIYGEIWADNIKNELERLGLLERPLHIISANMHSVMNSIFATNVLKTKLKAKEDIQVYEELSKSGNGSLRALVSDRAAKEGMLFLPDTSGTNIDVQIFDTAKIDFKNTLFPTADLSKNDAEKPVIIVMDYAFGEQAYETIDELLKPFKKDIYLNFESVSIMGKAGILTGGKGDIMIPFAHVNEGTGDNYAFENELTAEMFEGNGIPVFSGTMISVLGTSLQNKDLLQFFHDSTWKAIGLEMEGSHYQKAIQSASKIRKSINPDVKVRYAYYASDNPLETGSTLASGGLGSTGVKPTYLITIKILEQIFNIK from the coding sequence ATGAAAGAGATTAAAAACACTACAAGAACCAGAGCACAAGAATCTTCAGCAGCTGTTGAAAGAATGTATATTACCATGCGCCATTTATTTAATCGCGGGTTTTATAAACCAATGGGTGTTTCTGGTGAAACTTTAAGAGAAGCTTTATTATTATTACGTCCTGAAATTTATGGTTCTATCGCAGAAGAAAAAGTAGAATTAAACGGACTTTTATATGTTATTGAACGATTACCAATCGGTATAGAAGAATGTCGTTTCATCAATTTAACTTCAGATGAAGGTTATTCGCAATCGCATTTTTCTGCAATTGTTCCTCCAAAAAGAAGAAGAAATTGTTACCGAATTGACGATGAACAAATGAATATCGAAATTACACGTGGACGTTCAGATATTTATGATGTTTTAACGCATTTAACGTTCATCTTTATCGAATCGCACAAAATTAAAGACCGTGTTTTAGGAGACGAAGAAGAAATTATTTCTCGTGATTGGATTAAGTTAGAACAAGCTGTTCAGAAAAATGAACCGTTAACATTAGAAGAAAGAGAATTAGCTATTTCACATGCATCAAATGTTTTGGGACGAAGTTTTGCGGAAATTAAGTCGATTTATTCGCAATTTGCAACAACTGAAAATCCAGACCGTTTTATCCATGTAATTTATTGGTTAGGAAAATTAGCGATTCAAGAAACGATTAAAAACGAAAAACGTACCATTACATTTAGTCCTATTTTACGCGAACGCTTAGGTCACCATATTTATGGAGAAATTTGGGCAGATAATATCAAAAATGAGTTAGAGCGTTTAGGTTTATTGGAGCGTCCGTTACATATTATCAGTGCGAATATGCACAGTGTGATGAATTCTATTTTTGCTACAAATGTTTTAAAAACCAAATTAAAAGCAAAAGAAGATATTCAGGTTTATGAAGAATTAAGTAAATCAGGTAACGGATCTTTGCGTGCTTTGGTTTCTGACCGCGCTGCCAAAGAAGGTATGTTGTTTTTGCCTGATACATCGGGTACTAACATTGATGTTCAGATTTTTGATACAGCTAAAATCGATTTTAAAAACACATTGTTCCCAACAGCTGATTTATCAAAAAATGATGCAGAAAAGCCTGTAATTATTGTAATGGATTATGCTTTTGGGGAGCAAGCTTATGAAACTATTGACGAATTGTTAAAACCATTCAAAAAAGATATATATTTGAACTTTGAATCGGTTTCGATAATGGGTAAAGCCGGAATTTTAACTGGAGGGAAAGGAGATATTATGATTCCGTTTGCTCACGTGAATGAAGGAACAGGAGATAATTATGCTTTTGAAAACGAATTAACCGCAGAAATGTTTGAAGGAAACGGAATTCCAGTTTTCTCAGGAACGATGATTTCTGTTTTGGGAACATCATTACAAAACAAAGATTTGTTACAGTTTTTCCATGATTCCACTTGGAAAGCAATCGGTCTTGAAATGGAAGGTTCTCATTATCAAAAAGCAATTCAGTCGGCATCGAAAATTCGTAAAAGTATCAATCCAGATGTAAAAGTTCGTTATGCTTATTATGCATCTGATAATCCTTTAGAAACCGGAAGTACATTGGCATCTGGCGGATTAGGTTCAACCGGAGTTAAACCAACATATTTAATTACCATTAAAATTTTAGAACAGATTTTTAATATTAAATAA
- a CDS encoding exopolysaccharide biosynthesis polyprenyl glycosylphosphotransferase: MKKYIGRYSKYIRPLTILFDVSVINVLAFVFFDSDMLSFSEFLAASFIWIVCSIITSFYDVYRFTKLIQIADKCLKQIALFTIFSFAYVGFVSKSFSNVELIKYLATCFFIIVFVKYAIFNALKLFRKYYNGNQRRIIIVGNDVLSNQLVKFFNKEKDYGYALIKHFKEDELVQNVIAFCSENYIDEIYFSLDGATNTELNKYINYSDNNFKTLKFIPTKTEMISSSAEVHYYGFIPIIPSRRFPLQKPLNKLVKRTFDLVVSILVIVFVLSWMVPLIGLLIKLESKGPIFFNQVRNGLYYKEFNCFKFRSMHVNNQAHTLQATKNDSRITKIGKFLRKSSLDEMPQFLNVFLGDMSVCGPRPHMISMTNQYEQMVTKFRLRHYIKPGITGMAQTHGCRGEIENERDIINRVKYDIFYLENWSLLLDIKIIYLTVKNAVLGDKKAY, from the coding sequence GTGAAAAAATATATCGGTAGATATTCAAAATATATTCGTCCATTAACCATACTTTTTGATGTTAGTGTAATAAACGTATTGGCTTTTGTGTTTTTTGATAGCGATATGTTATCATTTTCAGAATTTTTGGCAGCTTCATTTATTTGGATTGTTTGTTCGATTATAACCTCGTTTTACGACGTTTATCGATTTACAAAATTGATTCAAATTGCTGATAAGTGTTTAAAACAGATTGCACTTTTTACTATATTTTCTTTTGCATATGTTGGTTTTGTTTCTAAAAGTTTTTCAAATGTTGAATTAATAAAATACTTAGCGACTTGTTTTTTTATTATTGTTTTTGTTAAATACGCTATTTTCAACGCGCTTAAATTATTTAGAAAATATTACAACGGAAATCAACGAAGAATCATTATTGTTGGGAATGATGTACTGTCTAACCAATTAGTTAAATTTTTCAATAAAGAAAAAGATTACGGTTATGCATTAATCAAACATTTTAAAGAAGATGAGCTTGTACAAAATGTTATTGCTTTTTGTTCAGAAAATTATATTGATGAAATTTATTTTTCTTTAGATGGCGCTACAAATACAGAATTAAATAAATACATCAATTATTCCGATAATAATTTTAAAACATTAAAATTTATTCCTACTAAAACCGAAATGATTTCCAGTTCGGCTGAAGTACATTATTATGGATTCATTCCAATTATTCCTTCTCGTAGATTTCCGCTTCAAAAACCTTTGAATAAGCTTGTAAAACGAACCTTCGATTTAGTAGTTTCGATATTAGTTATTGTTTTCGTTTTGTCTTGGATGGTTCCTTTAATTGGTTTACTTATTAAGTTAGAATCCAAAGGACCGATTTTTTTTAATCAAGTCAGAAATGGATTGTATTACAAAGAATTCAATTGTTTTAAATTCCGTTCAATGCATGTAAATAATCAGGCGCATACTTTACAAGCAACAAAGAACGATTCAAGAATTACAAAAATCGGAAAGTTTTTAAGGAAATCTAGTTTGGACGAAATGCCTCAATTTTTAAACGTTTTTCTTGGTGATATGTCTGTTTGTGGACCGCGTCCTCATATGATTTCGATGACTAATCAATACGAACAAATGGTTACTAAATTTAGATTGCGTCATTACATAAAGCCTGGAATTACCGGAATGGCGCAAACTCATGGTTGTCGAGGTGAAATTGAAAACGAAAGAGATATTATCAATCGTGTAAAATATGATATTTTTTATCTTGAAAATTGGTCTTTATTACTCGATATTAAAATTATTTATCTTACAGTTAAAAACGCCGTTTTAGGTGATAAGAAAGCTTATTAA
- a CDS encoding glycosyltransferase has product MKRVLVVDWLDKFGGAERVIAKLEKVFGFGSIYALTNVMKSNDLNKITNGKKIRIETTFLQVFGIFFRAFFFTFHYFITKIKIEKTAQTIISSSHAVAKGVSKSQDKQLHISYFQARNFKYIWDDAPLYFGKFLFLVKPLINHLQKVDFKQAQKPDYIISNSKFVQQWVKEKYKRNSVVIYPPVALNDFPLECDKDDYYVAVGRIVAYKRFDLIVKAFKNSDKKLIVLGDGAELENLKSMASSNIQFTGFVDSSTVQKYISKAKAFIHIGVEDFGIAPIEAQSCGTPVIAFKAGGILETVLDGKTGLFFDEQTEEALLAAIESFEMKQWDPIQIHEHAQLFSEDRFADEINDYVSKCENEFFFQT; this is encoded by the coding sequence TTGAAAAGAGTTTTAGTTGTTGATTGGTTGGATAAGTTTGGTGGAGCTGAACGCGTAATTGCTAAATTAGAAAAAGTATTTGGTTTTGGTAGTATTTACGCTTTGACAAACGTTATGAAATCGAACGATTTGAATAAAATTACTAACGGTAAAAAAATCAGAATTGAAACCACATTTTTACAAGTTTTCGGAATTTTTTTTCGTGCGTTTTTTTTTACGTTTCATTATTTCATAACTAAAATCAAAATTGAAAAAACAGCACAAACTATTATTTCTTCATCGCATGCTGTAGCTAAAGGAGTTTCGAAATCTCAAGATAAACAGTTGCATATTAGTTATTTTCAAGCTCGAAATTTCAAATATATTTGGGATGATGCTCCTTTGTATTTTGGTAAATTTCTATTCTTAGTTAAACCTTTGATTAATCACCTTCAAAAAGTTGATTTTAAACAAGCGCAAAAACCAGATTATATAATTAGTAATTCTAAGTTTGTTCAACAATGGGTTAAAGAAAAATATAAACGTAATTCAGTGGTTATCTATCCGCCAGTTGCCTTAAATGATTTTCCTCTTGAGTGTGATAAAGACGATTATTATGTTGCCGTTGGAAGAATAGTTGCTTACAAACGTTTTGATTTAATTGTCAAAGCATTTAAAAATTCTGACAAAAAATTAATTGTTTTGGGAGATGGAGCTGAGTTAGAAAATTTAAAAAGCATGGCGTCTTCAAATATTCAGTTTACTGGTTTTGTTGATTCTTCGACCGTTCAGAAATATATTTCTAAAGCAAAAGCATTTATACATATCGGAGTTGAAGACTTTGGGATTGCTCCAATTGAAGCACAATCCTGTGGAACTCCTGTAATTGCTTTTAAAGCAGGAGGTATTTTAGAAACTGTTCTGGATGGTAAAACGGGATTGTTTTTCGATGAACAAACCGAAGAAGCTCTTCTTGCTGCAATCGAATCTTTTGAGATGAAACAATGGGATCCAATTCAAATTCACGAACATGCACAATTGTTTTCTGAAGATAGATTTGCAGATGAAATAAACGATTATGTTTCTAAATGTGAAAATGAATTTTTCTTTCAAACGTAA
- a CDS encoding O-antigen ligase family protein produces the protein MMNSKENYNKINTAFIVLIASTIAFRSFCTLLIILFTVYNLLHFKYLNWPKSLLKYVLFLSLPLVFEILFFGNNSNLALGFKSLEKYTSLLIFSIFVLGNYKQLSFFKILNQYRYLFSVILAVLLLRFVIVDHHLVQKYIHGIHMAEMGYKFAESFGNHAPAINMHVAFLLVTNVYFLLREKSLKLISINVLLLLISLVSILVLNTRIALAVAIIGSIIVFFEYFTQRLKTWKIVKLSVYFVAIIFGILFISFKSNPYMKEKYSSVTFAYMDKIGKLDEIENPEVVVFNAFVTRLSIWKSSYELALEKPWIGYGSSDGKKEVVNYFKKTNQHFLTKYEFPVHNQILDFFVKFGFLGVVMAITYMLFPIVISLKSKNVILFCFGMIFFISNLFDDFLIRFDGIVFFGIWISLGTVYYLQNKSLKSSINLS, from the coding sequence ATGATGAATTCAAAAGAAAATTACAATAAAATAAATACTGCTTTTATTGTTTTAATTGCAAGTACAATCGCTTTTCGTTCGTTTTGTACACTTTTAATTATTCTTTTTACAGTTTATAATTTACTGCATTTCAAATATTTAAATTGGCCAAAAAGCCTTTTGAAATATGTACTTTTTCTAAGTTTACCTTTGGTTTTTGAAATTCTTTTCTTTGGGAATAATTCTAATTTAGCTCTCGGTTTTAAATCATTAGAAAAATATACATCATTATTGATATTCTCTATTTTTGTTTTAGGAAACTATAAACAACTATCTTTTTTCAAGATTCTTAATCAATATCGATATTTGTTTTCTGTCATTTTAGCAGTTTTGTTACTACGTTTTGTAATTGTAGATCATCATTTGGTGCAGAAATATATCCATGGAATTCATATGGCAGAAATGGGATATAAATTTGCTGAAAGTTTCGGTAATCATGCTCCAGCAATTAATATGCACGTTGCATTTTTGTTAGTGACAAATGTTTATTTTCTTTTACGTGAAAAATCTTTAAAATTGATTTCAATCAATGTATTGTTATTGTTAATAAGCTTGGTTTCAATATTGGTTTTAAATACACGAATAGCTCTTGCAGTTGCAATCATAGGTTCAATTATTGTCTTTTTTGAATATTTTACCCAACGATTAAAGACTTGGAAAATTGTCAAACTTTCAGTTTATTTTGTGGCAATCATTTTTGGAATTTTATTTATAAGTTTTAAATCAAATCCGTATATGAAAGAAAAATATTCGTCTGTTACTTTTGCGTACATGGATAAGATTGGTAAATTAGATGAAATTGAAAATCCAGAGGTTGTTGTTTTTAATGCTTTTGTTACACGACTTTCTATTTGGAAATCTTCTTACGAATTAGCTCTAGAAAAACCATGGATTGGTTATGGTTCTAGTGACGGAAAAAAAGAAGTTGTCAATTATTTTAAAAAAACAAATCAACATTTTTTAACAAAATATGAATTTCCTGTTCACAATCAAATTTTAGATTTTTTCGTCAAGTTTGGTTTTTTGGGTGTGGTCATGGCAATTACTTATATGTTGTTTCCGATTGTTATCAGTTTGAAAAGTAAAAATGTGATACTGTTTTGTTTCGGGATGATATTTTTCATTTCAAATTTATTTGATGATTTTTTAATACGTTTTGATGGAATTGTTTTTTTTGGAATTTGGATAAGTCTAGGAACCGTTTATTACCTTCAAAATAAAAGCCTCAAAAGCTCGATTAATTTGAGTTAA
- a CDS encoding OmpA family protein, with protein MKKLYISLLLLGSIGLSYGQDTPEERLQLADKLFNRFEFSDAANHYHKLTKGVKTDNYINLQLAECYYNMFNTVEAAKWYGKAIEANPNLDAEIYYRYAQMLKASGRYEASNDVMKKYAELKPDDQRSKDFLSDPNYIPQLRSQEALFTYEDSGMNDLKYSDFAGILTEDNTFYFTSARTESKKKYGWNEQPYLDIYSAKYDPEEGKFKDIAQVTELNSKLHDGPVSITADGQTMYFSSESFRSRKFTKNVAQRLKEGKVSLYRAKFDGKKWKDVQPVSFNSAEYMVSNPSISGDGKTLYFASDMPGGFGGMDIWKVSINEDGSYGEPVNLGERVNTEGRESFPFIDSINNKLYFASDSRKGFGGLDVYSLDLETPGSEARNLGDPVNTPKDDFAMSFYPNKGIGFLSTNRVGRDDIYRVKPICLTEIITTVKNSKTGELLKDAQITIFDHDNNPIETRYTDNYGIVRYEVDCNRSYSLKVTKADYEGKDIELAKWKGGKQPVEVNLRPIELIVIVDKIVLDDIFFEFDKSNITQQGAFELNKLVQILERNPNMKIKIESHTDSKGSDAYNLKLSERRAMSTLQYVKSQGISGDRLEAQGYGESQPKIDCGENCTPEEDATNRRSEFIITQK; from the coding sequence ATGAAAAAACTATACATAAGTTTATTATTACTAGGTAGTATCGGTCTTAGTTACGGACAAGATACACCAGAAGAACGTTTACAATTAGCTGACAAATTATTCAATAGATTCGAATTTTCGGACGCTGCTAACCATTATCATAAATTAACCAAAGGAGTAAAGACAGATAATTACATCAATTTGCAATTAGCAGAATGCTACTATAATATGTTTAATACAGTTGAAGCAGCTAAATGGTATGGAAAAGCAATCGAAGCAAATCCAAATTTAGATGCTGAAATTTATTACCGTTATGCTCAGATGCTAAAAGCGAGTGGTCGCTATGAAGCTTCGAATGATGTAATGAAGAAATATGCTGAGTTAAAACCAGATGATCAACGCTCAAAAGATTTCTTATCCGATCCAAATTATATACCACAATTACGTAGCCAAGAAGCTTTGTTTACATACGAAGACAGTGGAATGAATGATTTGAAATATTCAGATTTTGCAGGAATCTTAACCGAAGATAACACGTTTTATTTTACAAGTGCACGTACAGAGAGCAAAAAGAAATATGGCTGGAATGAACAACCTTATTTAGATATTTATTCGGCAAAATATGACCCAGAAGAAGGGAAGTTTAAAGATATCGCTCAAGTAACAGAATTGAATTCAAAATTACACGACGGTCCAGTGAGTATCACGGCAGATGGACAAACCATGTATTTTTCAAGTGAAAGTTTTCGTTCAAGAAAGTTTACGAAAAACGTAGCACAACGTTTAAAAGAAGGAAAAGTAAGCTTGTATCGCGCAAAATTTGATGGAAAGAAATGGAAGGATGTCCAACCTGTATCTTTCAATAGTGCCGAATATATGGTAAGTAATCCAAGTATAAGTGGAGACGGAAAGACATTGTATTTCGCTTCAGATATGCCAGGAGGATTTGGAGGAATGGATATTTGGAAAGTTTCGATAAATGAAGATGGTAGCTACGGAGAACCAGTGAATTTAGGTGAACGAGTAAATACCGAAGGAAGAGAATCTTTTCCATTTATAGATAGCATAAATAACAAACTATATTTTGCATCAGATTCAAGAAAAGGATTTGGAGGATTAGATGTTTATTCGTTAGATTTAGAAACACCAGGTTCAGAAGCTAGAAACTTAGGAGATCCGGTGAATACACCTAAAGATGATTTTGCAATGTCTTTTTATCCAAATAAAGGGATCGGATTTTTATCAACAAATCGTGTTGGACGTGATGATATTTACCGTGTAAAACCAATTTGTTTAACCGAAATAATAACGACCGTAAAAAACTCAAAAACAGGCGAATTATTAAAAGATGCACAAATAACGATATTTGATCACGACAACAATCCAATCGAAACACGATATACCGATAATTACGGAATCGTAAGATATGAAGTAGATTGTAATCGAAGCTATTCATTAAAAGTAACTAAAGCAGATTACGAAGGAAAAGATATAGAATTAGCTAAATGGAAAGGTGGAAAACAACCTGTAGAAGTTAATTTACGTCCGATAGAATTAATAGTTATTGTAGATAAAATTGTATTAGATGATATTTTCTTTGAATTTGATAAATCAAACATCACCCAACAAGGAGCCTTCGAGTTGAATAAATTAGTTCAGATTTTAGAAAGAAATCCAAACATGAAAATCAAAATCGAATCGCATACCGATAGCAAGGGAAGTGATGCATACAATTTGAAATTATCAGAACGTCGCGCAATGTCAACCTTACAATATGTGAAATCACAAGGCATAAGCGGAGATCGATTAGAAGCACAAGGATATGGCGAGAGTCAACCAAAAATAGATTGTGGCGAAAATTGTACGCCAGAAGAAGATGCAACTAACCGCAGATCAGAGTTTATTATCACACAGAAATAG